AACATTTTGCCGCGGTAGTACATCTCCGCGCACTTGTCTTCAAAACGGCGGCCCAGGGTCATATCGCGGTACAACGCCAGCCCTGTCTCACGGTCAACGCTGGCTCTTTGGGTCGTCACGAGTGACGACAATCGCTCGGCGTGAGCTCCCATCGGGGATTCCCCATTCGCAAGCTTGTGATCGATGCCTGCCGCTGCGCCTACTGCGATGTCCTGACTCATGGCACCACCTATTTGACAACGAACTTTAAGGGGCCGTGTTGAGGAGATGGGCAAAACCCCTTTCGCTGCCTAAAGTTTCTCTGCTAATGAGCGCAAAGCTGGTGGAATTGCCCATCGATCATTTCCGCCTGTTGGGCGTCAGCCCTTCTGCTGAAACCGAGTCGGTGTTGCGGACGCTGCAGTTGCGTCTCGATCGCTGCCCCAATCAGGGTTTCACGCATGAGGTCCTCATGCAGAGGGCTGAATTGTTGCGGCTTTCTGCCGAACTCCTAAGCGATGCAGAGCGACGACAGGATTACGAGAGCACCTTGCTCAAATTGGGTCGCGATCATCCGGAAGAGACCGCAGGTCTGGAAATGACGTCAAGCCGGGAGGTCGCCGGCCTGATGTTGCTTTGGGAGGCCAATGCCCCGCATGAGACCTTTCAGCTCACCCGCCAGGTGCTGCAACCTCCTCAAGCGCCCGCCCTTGGTAGTGGTCGAGAGTCCGACCTTGCCCTATTAGCGGCACTGTCTTGCCGCGATGCGGCCCGCCAAGACCAGGATCAGCGGCGGTATGAATCGGCTGCCGGTCTGCTGACTGAGGGCCTGCACTTGCTCCAGCGCATGGGCAAGCTTCCGGATCATCGGCAGCGGCTTCAATCGGACCTAGAACAGCTCACTCCTTACAGAATTCTCGATCTGCTGAGTCGTGACCTTGCGGAGCAATCAGCCCGTCAGGAAGGGCTAGTGATGTTGGAAACCTTTGTCCAAAATCGCGGTGGCTTGGAGGGGGGTGCTGCTGAATTGACGACGGCTGGTATGGACCAGGGAAGTTTTGAGTTGTTTTTCCAGCAGATTCGTCGCTTTCTCACTGTTCAAGAGCAGGTGGATTTGTATGGACGTTGGGAGCGGTTTGGTTCGTCTGATGCCAGCTTCCTCTCTGTAATGGCCTTGGCAGCCGCTGGATTTTCCCAACGCAAGCCCGAGCGTGTTCAGGACGCACGCGGCAAACTTCAAGCCCTGGTTCTTGTTGGTTTAGATCTCAATCCATTGCTTGGATGCATGGATTTATTGCTCGGTGACGTCGATCGGGCATTGGAACACGTCCATGCCAGTCCTGATCTGGATCTGAAGGAATGGCTGGCGAACCATCCCAGTGATGATCTGGCGGCCCTCTTTGATTACTGCCGCAGCTGGCTGGGACGGGATGTCCTCCCCGGTTACCGCGATGTGGATGCCCAGGTTGTTGACCTAGAGGCTTGGTTTGCTGATCGCGATGTTCAGGCCTATGTGGAGCGCCTTGAACGTAAGGAGGGGCGAAGTCTCGTATCGCCCGATCCGTCTGAAACATCTGTTCCCGATACGGATTGGAGCTTCGGGAATCTCCCACCACTGGGCCTTGATCCAGAAGGCACGATGCCCCTTTCTTTTGGAGACGTGGAGTCTTTCCCTGAGAACAGCTCAGATCCTGGGGAGAAGGAGGCAAGGGGGAGTGGGCTGCGGCGGTTCATTCCACTGGCCTGGACGAATCTCAAGAGCCTCCGCCCTTCGCTCACTCGGCTTTCCCAGTCACGCCGAAAGCTCTCCCGCCGCACCCTCTCTCGACTTTCACTGTCGCGTCTGTCGATGTCGCGGATGTCCGTGTCTCAGCTTTCACTGCCCCAGCTTTCGCTCTCCCGGCTTTCGGGGAATAGGTCCTCATGGCCGCAACCGAGGCCTTCCTTATTAATTGGTTCAGGGGTGGTTGTCGTGCTTGTGGTGGTGGCATTCAGCCTCGTGGGATTAAGGCGTGAGGCGCAGCAGGAAACAGCAACTACGTCAACAACGAATCCCAGCGCGGAGGCCCAGCCCAGTGCGGACGCCCTCTCTTCTCTGCCGAAGGCCACCCTCAAACAGGAGCGGCCTAAGCCCAACGCGTTCATGGCACCCTTAGCAGTGGCGAAGCCGAGTGAGGTTCAGCTGCAAGCCCTTCTACAGACATGGCTTGATCTCAAGGCAACGGCGTTGCTTCAAAACGGTGGTACCGAATCCCTGGATGAGGTGGCCCGTCCTGTTCTTGTGGATCGCGTGAGCGATCAGCAGGCCGCCCTGTTGCGGGATGGCCTCGTCCAAAAGGTCCAAGCTTCAATTACCTCGATTCAGACGGTGAGCTCAACGCCCTCTCGCATTGAAGTCAGGGCACAACTCACCTACCGCGATCAAACCCTGAATGATCAGGGAGAGGTGGTGGATGAAACTCCCGCTGGCAACTTGCCTGTGACCTATATCCTTGGCCGAGATCCTGACGGTTGGCGCTTACAGGCTTATATCCCTGGTTAGGAATTTGTCCTAGGTGCTGTTGCTGGATCGACCCATTAGTTCAAAAAAGGGGCAGGACTTTTACAGTTGGATGAAGTGCTGCGCGGACTTCCTCCATGTTTGACGAGCTTTCAGCCCGTTTTGAAGATGCCGTCAAAGGGCTGAGAGGCCAGGACACGATCTCCGATACGAATGTGGAGGGGGCACTCAAGGAGGTCCGGCGGGCGCTTCTCGAAGCGGACGTGAGTCTGCCGGTGGTCAAGGATTTTGTCTCCGAAGTCCGGGAGAAAGCTGTTGGTGCTGAGGTTGTTCGTGGTGTAACGCCTGATCAGAAGTTCATTCAGGTTGTGCATGAGCAGCTGGTCGACGTAATGGGCGGCGGCAATGCCCCTCTCGCGCAGGCCGATCAAGCACCCACGGTGGTGTTGATGGCTGGTTTGCAGGGGGCAGGCAAAACCACGGCGACGGCCAAGTTGGGGCTTCACTTAAAGGATCAGGGACGCAAGGCCTTGATGGTGGGGGCGGATGTGTACCGCCCTGCGGCGATTGAGCAGTTAAAGACTCTCGGCGGTCAGATCGGTGTGGATGTGTTCAGTCTCGGGATCGAGGCCAAGCCTGAAGACATCGCAGCGGCCGGTTTGGCGAAGGCGAAAGAGGAGGGGTACGACACTCTGTTGGTTGATACCGCTGGCCGTCTGCAAATCGACTCCGAGATGATGGAGGAGATGGTCCGTATTCGCAGCGCCGTGCAGCCCGATGAGGTGCTGTTGGTGGTGGATTCGATGATTGGCCAGGAGGCGGCCGAGCTCACCCGCGCTTTTCACGATCAGGTGGGGATCACCGGAGCTGTGCTCACCAAACTCGATGGCGATTCCCGCGGTGGTGCGGCGCTGTCGATTCGCAAGGTGAGCGGTCAGCCGATCAAATTCATCGGTACGGGCGAAAAAGTTGAGGCTCTCCAGCCTTTCCATCCTGAGCGGATGGCGAGTCGCATCCTCGGGATGGGCGATGTGCTCACGTTGGTGGAGAAGGCGCAGAAAGAGGTTGAACTCGCTGACGTTGAAAAAATGCAGAAAAAGCTGCAGGAGGCGTCGTTTGATTTTTCTGACTTCCTTCAGCAAATGCGCTTGATCAAACGCATGGGATCTCTAGGGGGGCTCATGAAAATGATCCCTGGGATGAACAAAATCGACGACGGCATGCTCAAGCAGGGAGAGCAGCAGTTAAAGAAAATCGAAGCGATGATCGGTTCGATGACGGCGGCGGAACGCACACAGCCCGAATTGCTGGCGGCTCAGCCCTCGAGGCGCCGGAGGATTGCCTCCGGGTGCGGCTATCAAGCGGCTGATGTTGACAAAGTGCTCGCTGATTTTCAAAAGATGCGTGGGTTTATGCAGCAGATGACCAAAGGTGGCGGAATGCCCGGAATGCCTGGCATGGGTGGAGGTGGTTTCCCCGGCATGGGTGGTGGGATGCCCGGAATGCCCGGGATGCCCGGGATGCCTGGAATGGGGGGTGGAATGCCTGCTGGGCAGCCTGGAGCGGCTCCCCGCCGTCAGCGTCCTTACAAAAAGAAGAAGGGTTTTGGTCAGCTTTGAGTCCGCGGCACGGTAGGTTGGTCGCTTAGTGCAACGTTTTTGTTGCGCTGAATTCCACCTTTAAGCAAGCGCCACGATGATCAAGCTCCGCCTGAAGCGGTTCGGTAAGAAGCGGGAAGCGAGTTTCCGCCTCGTGGCCTGCAACAGCACGTCGCGCCGAGATGGCCGTCCCCTGCAGGAGCTGGGTTTTTATAATCCACGCACCAAGGAAACCCGTCTCGACGCAGAAGCACTGCGTGTGCGCCTTAGTCAGGGTGCACAGCCCACTGATGCTGTTCGCTTCCTGCTCGAGAAGGGCGGGCTGCTCGAAAAGACTGTGCGACCTGCTGAGACCATTGGCAAGTTGAAGCAGGCTGCTGCCCGTGAAGCGGCAGTGAAGCAAGCGGCAAAAGATGCAGCAGAAGCCAAGGCAGCAGCAGCTAATGAATCTGACGATTCAGGCACTGACTCCACCGAAAGCTGATCAAAGCCATGCCCGAAGCTGCCGCAACAGGTCGCTTCGCCCTTGATCTCCCCCATGCTGAAGCCGCTCTTGCATTAGCAGGATCGGCAGAACAGACCCTGCATCAACTGGAGGCCCTCACCGGTGCTTCCCTTGTGATGCGGGGTCTTCAGCTTGAGATGTCCGGCAGTCTTGTCCAGATCGAACGCGCCGCAGCCGTGGTTGAGTTGGTTCGGCCGATCTGGCAGGACGGCCAAGCGGTGTCTCAGGTTGATCTGCAATCAGCGTTGGGTGCCTTAAATACTGGCCAAGGTGAGGATCACGTCGCCCTGGGCGATCATGTGCTCGCCCGCAACCAAAAGGGCAACCTTCTGCGTCCCCGCACTTTGCGTCAGAAGAAGTACGTGGATGCGATGGAGCGCCA
The Synechococcus sp. CC9311 DNA segment above includes these coding regions:
- the rpsP gene encoding 30S ribosomal protein S16; translation: MIKLRLKRFGKKREASFRLVACNSTSRRDGRPLQELGFYNPRTKETRLDAEALRVRLSQGAQPTDAVRFLLEKGGLLEKTVRPAETIGKLKQAAAREAAVKQAAKDAAEAKAAAANESDDSGTDSTES
- a CDS encoding ARC6/PARC6 family protein codes for the protein MSAKLVELPIDHFRLLGVSPSAETESVLRTLQLRLDRCPNQGFTHEVLMQRAELLRLSAELLSDAERRQDYESTLLKLGRDHPEETAGLEMTSSREVAGLMLLWEANAPHETFQLTRQVLQPPQAPALGSGRESDLALLAALSCRDAARQDQDQRRYESAAGLLTEGLHLLQRMGKLPDHRQRLQSDLEQLTPYRILDLLSRDLAEQSARQEGLVMLETFVQNRGGLEGGAAELTTAGMDQGSFELFFQQIRRFLTVQEQVDLYGRWERFGSSDASFLSVMALAAAGFSQRKPERVQDARGKLQALVLVGLDLNPLLGCMDLLLGDVDRALEHVHASPDLDLKEWLANHPSDDLAALFDYCRSWLGRDVLPGYRDVDAQVVDLEAWFADRDVQAYVERLERKEGRSLVSPDPSETSVPDTDWSFGNLPPLGLDPEGTMPLSFGDVESFPENSSDPGEKEARGSGLRRFIPLAWTNLKSLRPSLTRLSQSRRKLSRRTLSRLSLSRLSMSRMSVSQLSLPQLSLSRLSGNRSSWPQPRPSLLIGSGVVVVLVVVAFSLVGLRREAQQETATTSTTNPSAEAQPSADALSSLPKATLKQERPKPNAFMAPLAVAKPSEVQLQALLQTWLDLKATALLQNGGTESLDEVARPVLVDRVSDQQAALLRDGLVQKVQASITSIQTVSSTPSRIEVRAQLTYRDQTLNDQGEVVDETPAGNLPVTYILGRDPDGWRLQAYIPG
- the ffh gene encoding signal recognition particle protein, with the protein product MFDELSARFEDAVKGLRGQDTISDTNVEGALKEVRRALLEADVSLPVVKDFVSEVREKAVGAEVVRGVTPDQKFIQVVHEQLVDVMGGGNAPLAQADQAPTVVLMAGLQGAGKTTATAKLGLHLKDQGRKALMVGADVYRPAAIEQLKTLGGQIGVDVFSLGIEAKPEDIAAAGLAKAKEEGYDTLLVDTAGRLQIDSEMMEEMVRIRSAVQPDEVLLVVDSMIGQEAAELTRAFHDQVGITGAVLTKLDGDSRGGAALSIRKVSGQPIKFIGTGEKVEALQPFHPERMASRILGMGDVLTLVEKAQKEVELADVEKMQKKLQEASFDFSDFLQQMRLIKRMGSLGGLMKMIPGMNKIDDGMLKQGEQQLKKIEAMIGSMTAAERTQPELLAAQPSRRRRIASGCGYQAADVDKVLADFQKMRGFMQQMTKGGGMPGMPGMGGGGFPGMGGGMPGMPGMPGMPGMGGGMPAGQPGAAPRRQRPYKKKKGFGQL